In Pedobacter sp. WC2423, the following are encoded in one genomic region:
- a CDS encoding DUF72 domain-containing protein, whose translation MDGIATADWRIGCSGFYYKEWKEIFYPAGLPQKEWFSYYCQHFNTIEINSSFYKQPSLKSFKTWYETSPADFLFTIKAPRAITHYNKFNEVEELVTDFYEVINAGLQDKMGCVLFQTPPSFTYTEERLALILKNLNPAFKNVVEFRHISWWNNTVMDEFKKHHLTFSGLSYPSALPDGVVLFNDPVYYRFHGKPVLYKSLYTGQEIIAFAKSIIQGPQQVFVYFNNTWGTSALTNAKQLIALTDRKR comes from the coding sequence ATGGATGGAATAGCAACAGCAGACTGGAGAATTGGCTGCTCTGGATTTTATTATAAAGAATGGAAAGAGATCTTCTACCCTGCCGGTCTTCCTCAAAAGGAGTGGTTTAGCTATTATTGCCAGCATTTCAATACGATAGAGATTAATTCTTCCTTTTACAAACAACCTTCTTTAAAAAGCTTTAAAACATGGTATGAAACCAGCCCTGCTGATTTTCTGTTTACGATTAAAGCACCCCGCGCAATTACACATTATAACAAGTTTAATGAGGTAGAAGAATTGGTTACTGACTTTTACGAGGTGATTAATGCTGGCCTTCAGGACAAAATGGGCTGTGTACTGTTCCAAACCCCTCCTTCTTTTACTTATACAGAGGAAAGATTAGCCTTAATATTGAAGAATTTAAACCCGGCTTTTAAGAATGTGGTTGAATTCAGGCATATCAGCTGGTGGAACAATACGGTGATGGACGAGTTTAAAAAACATCACCTGACCTTCAGCGGACTAAGTTATCCTTCGGCCTTGCCAGATGGAGTGGTCTTATTTAATGATCCTGTTTATTACCGTTTTCATGGTAAGCCTGTGCTGTACAAATCACTCTATACCGGGCAGGAAATAATTGCCTTCGCTAAATCTATAATCCAGGGACCTCAGCAAGTATTCGTATATTTCAACAATACCTGGGGCACATCGGCATTAACCAATGCAAAGCAATTGATTGCATTGACAGATAGAAAGCGTTGA
- a CDS encoding ABC transporter ATP-binding protein, with product MLNVNNIVKQYATHLALDDVSLKVEQGKIFGLLGPNGAGKTSLIRIITQITAPDSGEVIFNGQRLNSSHIARIGYLPEERGLYKKMEIGEQVLYLAKLKGMRTAEATKKVRYWFEKLEMASWWNKKVEDLSKGMQQKVQFVATVLHEPELIILDEPFSGFDPVNADIIKNEILELNKKGATFIFSTHRMESVEELCDNIALIHRSKKILDGSVSDIKEQYRNNTYWVEYDGEYPVELATGLFEILHKEILQGKIRIKVQISAGKTANQLLSALLPLVNIHRLDEVIPTMNDIFIDQVKLKN from the coding sequence ATGCTTAACGTAAATAATATTGTTAAACAATATGCTACGCATCTTGCACTGGACGATGTAAGTCTGAAGGTAGAGCAGGGCAAGATTTTCGGGCTGCTAGGCCCCAACGGTGCGGGCAAAACATCATTGATCAGAATTATCACTCAAATTACCGCACCAGATAGCGGCGAAGTCATCTTTAACGGACAACGCCTCAATTCCTCTCATATTGCAAGGATAGGATACCTCCCGGAGGAGCGTGGTTTATACAAGAAAATGGAGATTGGTGAACAGGTATTGTACCTGGCCAAACTTAAAGGAATGCGTACTGCTGAAGCTACTAAAAAGGTCAGATACTGGTTTGAGAAACTGGAAATGGCGAGTTGGTGGAATAAAAAAGTCGAGGATTTAAGTAAAGGGATGCAGCAAAAGGTACAATTTGTAGCCACTGTACTACATGAGCCTGAATTGATTATTCTGGATGAACCTTTTTCGGGGTTTGATCCGGTCAATGCTGATATTATCAAAAATGAAATCCTGGAATTGAATAAAAAAGGGGCAACTTTTATTTTCTCTACACACCGCATGGAGTCTGTGGAAGAGTTATGTGACAACATCGCCTTGATTCACCGGTCTAAAAAAATCCTGGATGGCTCAGTATCTGATATTAAAGAGCAATACAGGAACAATACGTATTGGGTAGAATATGATGGTGAATATCCTGTTGAACTGGCAACCGGGCTGTTCGAAATACTGCATAAAGAGATACTGCAAGGAAAAATAAGGATTAAGGTACAAATCAGTGCAGGTAAAACTGCCAATCAGCTTTTATCAGCTTTGCTCCCTCTGGTGAATATTCATCGTTTAGATGAAGTGATTCCCACAATGAACGATATTTTTATTGACCAGGTAAAACTAAAGAATTAA
- a CDS encoding ABC transporter permease, whose protein sequence is MMNKILLIIQREYLSRVRKKSFIVMTLLTPIIVAGFYGMIIYFSIQGASSTNNRIAVVNDNKTLTEKIASTKNTTYVYVGKSLTAMKASLKNENYDYILYLPEFSLDNPSGIQLLGTKQAGFSMNGKVVDDVENAIKIQKLKESGIAQEDLDKLKATVNIDNKKINQAGEEEDSSAGATTVIGYASGILMFTFILIYGIQVMRGVIEEKTSRIIEVMISSVKPFQLMMGKIIGIALVGLTQFVLWILLTATISTVAVRAFTGDKELQKNTVSAVNAKTGASIGKQVADNGPVAYIQKSMANLDLTKILLVFIFFFIGGYLFYSSLYAAIGSAVDSETETQQFVMPIMMPLTLSYALSLSVVVNDPYGPLAFWLSMIPFTSPIAMMVRLPYGVPDWQLALSMGLLIAGFIGTVWVASRIYRVGILMYGKKTSLKEMFKWFSYKN, encoded by the coding sequence ATGATGAACAAGATTTTACTCATTATACAAAGAGAATACCTGAGCCGGGTCAGAAAAAAATCGTTTATTGTCATGACGCTATTAACACCGATTATTGTTGCCGGGTTTTATGGCATGATCATTTACTTCTCTATACAAGGGGCTAGTTCGACCAATAACAGGATAGCAGTAGTCAATGACAACAAAACACTGACTGAAAAAATCGCTTCTACTAAAAATACGACCTACGTTTATGTCGGCAAATCATTGACAGCAATGAAGGCCAGCCTTAAGAATGAAAATTATGACTATATTCTTTACCTGCCTGAATTTAGCCTGGACAATCCTTCAGGGATACAGCTTTTAGGGACTAAGCAGGCTGGTTTTTCCATGAACGGGAAGGTAGTTGATGACGTGGAGAATGCGATCAAAATTCAAAAACTTAAAGAAAGCGGTATTGCCCAGGAAGATCTTGATAAATTAAAAGCTACTGTCAACATCGATAACAAAAAGATTAATCAGGCAGGTGAGGAAGAGGATTCCAGTGCTGGTGCGACAACTGTTATCGGTTATGCATCTGGTATCCTGATGTTTACTTTCATTCTGATTTACGGCATCCAGGTGATGCGGGGGGTGATTGAAGAGAAAACAAGCAGAATTATTGAAGTGATGATTTCCTCTGTCAAGCCTTTTCAGCTGATGATGGGAAAAATTATCGGTATAGCTTTGGTAGGCTTAACACAGTTTGTACTCTGGATCTTATTGACAGCAACCATTTCAACTGTAGCTGTTCGGGCTTTTACGGGTGATAAAGAACTACAGAAAAATACGGTTTCTGCCGTAAACGCGAAAACTGGAGCTTCTATAGGAAAACAAGTGGCAGACAATGGCCCGGTGGCCTATATTCAAAAAAGTATGGCCAATCTTGACCTGACTAAAATTCTGCTGGTCTTTATATTCTTTTTCATTGGCGGCTATTTATTCTATAGTTCTCTTTATGCAGCAATTGGTTCGGCTGTAGATAGTGAAACAGAGACGCAGCAGTTTGTGATGCCTATTATGATGCCGCTTACTTTAAGTTATGCCCTATCTTTGAGTGTAGTGGTGAACGATCCTTATGGCCCGCTTGCTTTCTGGCTATCAATGATACCCTTTACTTCTCCGATTGCGATGATGGTCAGGTTACCTTATGGTGTACCCGACTGGCAGCTGGCCTTGTCTATGGGATTATTGATTGCGGGATTTATAGGGACAGTGTGGGTAGCTTCAAGAATATACAGAGTGGGTATATTAATGTATGGCAAAAAGACCAGTTTGAAGGAAATGTTCAAGTGGTTCAGTTACAAGAATTAA
- a CDS encoding exopolyphosphatase, which translates to MRAAVIDLGTNTFHLVIAELTPAGVEVIYKTNLPVQLGQGRINENLIIPEAFERGIEALKGFKKEIDAQQVTIVRATATSAVRSAGNGKDFVVAALRIAGIAIEVISGEDEAAYIFNGVKATGVINQQSLIMDIGGGSTEFIICNQHGQLWKKSYNIGAARLLQAYFHSDPISSEDHSAIQNHLDQVLTDLLTACQQYEPQLLVGSAGAFETFAAMLLEDIDLKTISSASFDIDQYRILAERLIASAHAERVLMPNLIPLRVDMIVIAAILTNYILDKTGLKAISLSTYDLKMGVLYQIWADQKFESSK; encoded by the coding sequence ATGAGAGCAGCGGTTATAGATTTAGGTACGAACACTTTTCACTTAGTGATAGCTGAGCTTACACCTGCGGGTGTGGAGGTCATTTATAAAACTAATTTACCTGTACAATTAGGCCAGGGCAGGATTAATGAGAACCTGATTATACCTGAGGCTTTTGAGCGTGGAATAGAGGCGCTGAAGGGCTTTAAAAAAGAAATAGATGCACAGCAGGTTACTATTGTACGTGCCACTGCAACTTCTGCGGTACGCAGTGCAGGAAATGGAAAAGATTTTGTTGTCGCTGCACTTAGGATAGCGGGTATAGCTATTGAAGTGATCAGTGGTGAGGATGAGGCTGCTTATATATTTAATGGTGTAAAAGCAACAGGCGTAATCAATCAGCAATCGTTGATTATGGACATTGGCGGAGGAAGTACTGAGTTCATTATTTGTAATCAGCACGGCCAGTTATGGAAGAAAAGTTACAATATAGGTGCTGCAAGATTATTACAGGCTTATTTTCATTCTGATCCGATCAGCAGTGAAGACCATTCTGCTATACAAAACCATCTTGATCAGGTGCTCACAGACCTGCTGACCGCCTGCCAGCAATACGAGCCGCAACTGCTGGTTGGTTCAGCGGGTGCGTTTGAAACTTTCGCAGCAATGCTATTGGAAGATATTGACCTGAAAACGATAAGTTCAGCGTCATTTGATATTGACCAGTATCGCATCCTTGCTGAAAGGCTGATTGCTTCTGCACATGCAGAAAGGGTTTTGATGCCAAATCTGATTCCACTCAGAGTAGATATGATTGTCATCGCCGCCATCCTGACCAATTATATCCTGGACAAAACAGGATTAAAAGCAATCAGCTTATCTACATACGATTTAAAAATGGGTGTATTATACCAGATTTGGGCAGATCAGAAGTTTGAAAGCTCTAAGTAG
- a CDS encoding nucleoside triphosphate pyrophosphatase: MYKQTTPLILASKSPRRQELMQLMGLDFKVLLKDVDESYPENLAPEAIACYISEKKAMAFVEERLTSLVITADTIVAYNGEILGKPADAVQAKVMLEKLSGTSHQVYTGVSLAYKDKLKTFFDQTEVRFRILSTEEIEHYINKYNPLDKAGSYGIQDWLGFIAVERIEGSYTNVMGLPTEKLYLELSNF; the protein is encoded by the coding sequence ATGTATAAGCAAACAACTCCTCTTATTCTGGCCTCTAAATCACCCCGCAGACAAGAACTCATGCAATTGATGGGACTTGATTTTAAGGTGTTATTAAAAGATGTAGACGAGAGTTATCCTGAAAACCTGGCTCCAGAAGCAATTGCCTGTTACATATCGGAAAAGAAAGCAATGGCATTCGTAGAAGAACGCTTAACGAGCCTGGTGATTACTGCTGATACTATTGTCGCATACAACGGAGAAATTCTGGGTAAGCCAGCAGATGCAGTACAGGCTAAAGTGATGCTTGAAAAACTGTCCGGCACCAGTCATCAGGTCTATACCGGAGTAAGCCTGGCTTATAAAGACAAGCTTAAAACCTTTTTCGATCAAACAGAAGTACGTTTCAGAATACTCAGTACAGAAGAAATAGAACATTACATCAATAAATATAATCCACTGGATAAAGCAGGTTCTTATGGTATACAAGACTGGCTGGGCTTTATCGCAGTAGAACGTATTGAAGGCTCTTATACCAATGTAATGGGCTTACCAACAGAAAAACTCTACTTAGAGCTTTCAAACTTCTGA
- a CDS encoding KdsC family phosphatase, which produces MLLQKLKGITTFIFDVDGVLTNGDVIATDSGELMRTFNIKDGYALQLAVKKGYHVCIISGGRGQAMEKRFEGLGIPDVFLGVSDKVEVFNDYLEIYHIKARQVLYMGDDIPDLNVMKLAGIPACPSDACSDIKAVSEYISPFKGGQTAARDVIEKVLRIQGKWFDANPSAVDSSK; this is translated from the coding sequence ATGTTACTGCAAAAGCTTAAAGGAATTACCACATTTATTTTTGATGTCGACGGCGTTTTAACCAATGGAGATGTCATTGCAACTGATTCCGGAGAGCTGATGCGTACTTTCAATATTAAAGACGGCTATGCTTTACAGCTGGCCGTTAAAAAAGGATACCATGTATGTATCATTTCCGGAGGCCGTGGGCAGGCGATGGAAAAACGCTTTGAAGGTCTGGGCATACCAGATGTATTTTTAGGCGTATCTGATAAAGTTGAGGTCTTCAACGATTACCTGGAAATCTATCATATTAAAGCCAGGCAAGTCCTGTATATGGGAGATGATATTCCTGACCTGAATGTAATGAAGCTGGCCGGTATTCCTGCCTGCCCTTCAGATGCCTGTTCAGATATCAAAGCTGTCTCCGAATATATTTCGCCTTTTAAAGGTGGTCAGACAGCAGCGAGAGACGTCATCGAAAAAGTCCTGAGAATACAAGGGAAATGGTTTGATGCCAACCCTTCGGCTGTCGATTCCAGTAAATAA
- the iscX gene encoding Fe-S cluster assembly protein IscX has protein sequence MQDKFALPIHWQDHEDIAQELYEKFGDDFNESKIYRIRFTELVDWVLSLPNFKGTREESNEGHLEQIQSAWVYEWRDNQD, from the coding sequence ATGCAGGATAAGTTTGCTTTACCTATTCACTGGCAGGATCATGAAGATATTGCTCAGGAATTATATGAAAAGTTTGGTGATGATTTTAACGAATCTAAAATCTACAGGATCAGGTTTACTGAATTAGTGGACTGGGTTCTTTCCTTACCTAATTTTAAAGGTACAAGAGAAGAAAGCAATGAAGGTCACCTGGAGCAGATCCAGTCTGCCTGGGTTTATGAATGGAGAGATAACCAAGACTAG
- a CDS encoding 2Fe-2S iron-sulfur cluster-binding protein produces the protein MNIYQLTVNFEEKGKAQIQLPIAGGESVLEVCLDNGIDLQHNCGGVCGCSTCHVYVTKGMDNIQEISDKEEDFIDRAVSPKISSRLGCQCIVINGNIEVTIPNQSEFLGH, from the coding sequence ATGAATATTTATCAATTAACAGTCAATTTTGAAGAAAAGGGTAAAGCACAAATTCAGTTACCAATTGCAGGTGGAGAATCAGTGCTGGAAGTCTGTTTGGATAATGGAATAGATTTACAACATAACTGCGGCGGTGTTTGCGGTTGCAGTACCTGTCATGTATACGTGACTAAGGGAATGGATAACATTCAGGAAATATCTGACAAAGAAGAAGACTTCATTGACAGGGCAGTAAGTCCGAAAATCTCTTCCAGATTAGGTTGTCAGTGTATAGTGATCAACGGAAATATCGAAGTGACTATCCCTAACCAATCAGAATTTTTAGGCCATTAA
- a CDS encoding Rossmann-like and DUF2520 domain-containing protein: protein MNIVCIGSGNVATHLAIAFKAIGADIVQIWSQDSRNAEILAALTKATPISNWNDLDRSADCYVIAVKDSAIASVAAHLKDVKGIVVHTSGATPMSVLSVVKSGYGVLYPLQTFSKSKAVDMTRVPLCIEADREETLEKIKIIAQLLSSKVSVVTSQQRSILHVAAVFASNFSNHLYQLSSELLEQHQLNFDLLKPLILETAEKVQSSAPNEAQTGPAIRNDQETIKRHLDLLSGTPGLQKIYQTLSNSIKKTDL from the coding sequence ATGAATATTGTTTGTATAGGCTCGGGAAATGTGGCTACACATCTCGCAATCGCTTTCAAAGCGATTGGAGCTGACATTGTTCAGATCTGGAGTCAGGATAGCAGAAATGCAGAAATCCTTGCCGCTTTAACAAAAGCAACGCCAATCAGCAACTGGAACGATCTGGATCGTTCTGCTGATTGTTATGTGATTGCAGTAAAAGATAGTGCAATTGCATCAGTTGCTGCTCATCTGAAAGATGTAAAGGGCATTGTTGTCCATACCTCGGGCGCTACACCAATGAGTGTGCTTTCCGTAGTAAAGAGTGGTTACGGCGTGTTATATCCCTTGCAAACTTTCTCTAAATCCAAAGCAGTAGATATGACCCGTGTACCCTTATGTATTGAGGCAGACCGGGAAGAGACACTGGAGAAGATTAAAATAATCGCTCAGTTATTAAGCTCAAAGGTTTCCGTAGTCACCTCACAGCAACGGAGTATTCTGCATGTTGCAGCTGTTTTTGCTTCTAATTTCAGCAATCATCTTTATCAGCTGAGCAGCGAATTACTGGAACAGCATCAGCTGAACTTCGATTTATTAAAACCACTCATCCTGGAGACTGCCGAAAAAGTGCAGTCATCGGCACCAAATGAGGCACAAACTGGTCCGGCTATCCGTAATGACCAGGAAACTATAAAAAGACACCTTGATTTGCTGAGCGGAACACCCGGATTACAGAAAATCTACCAAACGTTAAGTAATAGCATTAAAAAAACTGATCTATAA